One Campylobacter pinnipediorum subsp. caledonicus genomic window carries:
- a CDS encoding aspartate/glutamate racemase family protein gives MKQIGIIGGMGPLATIDLYNKIVSLTPATCDQKHIHVVIDSYPQIEDRTKFIIDNEKSPIDKLVESAKRLKAAGCDAIIISCNTAHYFAKEIEKQANVKILYITKIAVETIKKLYPNAKDIAVIATSGTKKGRVYDKILEENGLNSVSFTNEQQEALMDCIYKGVKAGKTKDYISLFNKTISEIKADVYIAACTEIPMFLEYLDKPYNFIDATLELAKYTVDYALEK, from the coding sequence ATGAAGCAAATTGGAATTATAGGCGGAATGGGTCCGCTTGCTACTATAGATCTTTATAATAAAATAGTGTCTTTAACCCCAGCCACTTGTGATCAAAAACATATTCATGTAGTCATAGACAGTTATCCACAAATTGAAGATAGAACAAAATTTATCATAGATAATGAAAAAAGTCCTATCGATAAACTCGTTGAGAGTGCAAAGAGATTAAAAGCAGCCGGTTGTGATGCTATAATAATTTCTTGTAATACTGCTCATTACTTTGCCAAAGAGATTGAAAAACAAGCAAATGTAAAAATTTTATATATAACAAAAATAGCTGTTGAAACTATAAAAAAACTATATCCAAATGCAAAAGATATTGCTGTTATAGCAACTAGTGGAACAAAAAAAGGTAGGGTGTATGACAAGATACTAGAAGAAAATGGATTAAATAGTGTTAGTTTTACAAATGAGCAGCAAGAAGCTTTAATGGACTGTATATACAAGGGTGTAAAAGCTGGCAAAACCAAAGATTATATCTCGCTTTTTAATAAAACTATTTCAGAAATCAAGGCTGATGTTTATATAGCTGCTTGTACTGAAATTCCAATGTTTTTGGAGTATTTGGATAAACCATATAATTTTATAGATGCTACGTTAGAATTAGCTAAATATACTGTTGATTATGCATTGGAAAAATAG
- a CDS encoding c-type cytochrome, whose translation MKKLLIISGAIAMFATCSFAADGSTLYKKCIACHGAKAEKKFNNKVGPLNMLSKEDIVSSLKGYKDGSVNKYAMGAMMKPVAKPLSDDDMNAVAEYIQTLK comes from the coding sequence ATGAAAAAATTACTTATTATTTCTGGAGCTATTGCTATGTTTGCGACCTGTAGTTTTGCTGCTGATGGTTCTACTTTGTATAAAAAATGTATAGCTTGTCATGGAGCTAAAGCGGAAAAGAAATTTAATAATAAAGTTGGACCTTTAAATATGCTTTCAAAAGAAGATATTGTTTCTTCTTTAAAAGGTTATAAAGACGGTAGCGTAAATAAATATGCTATGGGTGCTATGATGAAGCCTGTTGCAAAACCTCTTAGCGATGATGATATGAATGCTGTTGCTGAGTATATACAGACTTTAAAATAA